A genomic stretch from Nerophis ophidion isolate RoL-2023_Sa linkage group LG14, RoL_Noph_v1.0, whole genome shotgun sequence includes:
- the LOC133568304 gene encoding probable G-protein coupled receptor 148, whose translation MCHTHGGREEPVGGRSRHLQQDKMAEPILIANLTQEWLASLRRWHLDFFFIPTTVVTLATMLVNPVLMACILASRALRQETRYLLVANTLAADMLFLTLNLLTAVLNTARAEVPWLLCELVTAVTVTAYCCAILTVTLMVVDTYAAVRWPLRYRHLLPPARARRILLGAWLLAATYPLALVMVMEAERGNPQEKMAVCLVLVSLGIVQAKNMAGIHIYFFVAALICAVLIFYCYIRLYMVTRTQGIWQNRFSRARVTLLAHGVLLLLYFLPGFVFTLELLLFQSQNVSQDVRVWLSTVNMCVFMLLPRAFAPYLYGLRYREISDTIVQLLHRHRRLSQITAS comes from the exons ATGTGCCACACACATGGAGGACGTGAG GAACCTGTTGGAGGAAGAAGTCGACACTTACAGCAAGACAAGATGGCCGAGCCCATCCTGATCGCCAACTTAACGCAGGAGTGGCTGGCGAGCTTGCGAAGGTGGCACCTGGACTTTTTCTTCATCCCCACCACTGTGGTGACGCTGGCCACCATGCTGGTCAACCCCGTCCTCATGGCGTGCATCTTGGCATCCCGCGCCTTACGCCAGGAGACGCGCTACCTGCTGGTGGCCAACACCTTAGCGGCGGACATGCTCTTCCTCACCCTCAACCTGCTCACCGCCGTCCTCAACACCGCCCGGGCCGAGGTGCCATGGCTGTTGTGCGAGCTGGTCACCGCCGTCACCGTCACGGCGTACTGCTGCGCCATCCTCACAGTCACCCTCATGGTGGTGGACACCTACGCCGCCGTGCGCTGGCCGCTGCGCTACCGCCACCTCCTCCCACCCGCCCGCGCCCGCAGGATCCTGCTGGGGGCTTGGCTGCTGGCGGCGACGTACCCCCTCGCCCTGGTCATGGTCATGGAGGCGGAGAGAGGGAACCCGCAGGAGAAGATGGCTGTGTGCCTCGTCCTCGTCTCCCTGGGCATTGTCCAGGCCAAAAACATGGCGGGGATCCACATCTACTTCTTTGTCGCCGCTCTGATCTGCGCCGTGCTCATCTTTTACTGCTACATCCGCCTCTACATGGTGACCAGGACCCAGGGCATCTGGCAGAACCGCTTCTCCAGAGCCAGGGTCACGCTGTTGGCCCACGGGGTTCTGCTGCTGCTCTACTTCCTGCCCGGCTTCGTCTTCACCCTGGAGCTCCTCCTGTTTCAGAGCCAAAATGTCAGCCAAGATGTTCGAGTGTGGTTGAGCACGGTCAACATGTGTGTCTTCATGTTGCTGCCGAGGGCCTTCGCGCCGTACCTGTACGGACTGAGATACCGGGAGATCTCTGATACCATAGTGCAGCTGCTGCATCGACATCGAAGACTCAGCCAGATCACTGCATCGTAG